Proteins from a genomic interval of Streptomyces sp. Tu6071:
- a CDS encoding pentapeptide repeat-containing protein, whose product MPADPPPLTPDCASCAGLCCVALPFAKSADFAASKPAGTPCTHLAADFRCTIHERLRPSGWSGCTVFDCHGAGQHLTQHTFGGRDWRAHPELRAPMFRAFPVLLHLHELLRYLTEAAERAPRSLYEETEAARARVAALTAYGPDELPAVDIAAERARANPVLTRVSEAIRAALPGPRTDHRGADLFAAHLRGADLRAANLRGAHLIGADLRGADLRGADVTGADFRGADLRGADLGGALFLLPSRLRAARTDGATRASPFGE is encoded by the coding sequence GTGCCCGCCGACCCGCCGCCCCTCACACCCGACTGCGCCTCCTGCGCCGGGCTCTGCTGCGTCGCGCTGCCCTTCGCGAAGTCCGCCGACTTCGCCGCGAGCAAACCGGCGGGAACCCCCTGCACGCACCTCGCCGCGGACTTCCGCTGCACGATCCACGAGCGCCTGCGCCCCTCCGGCTGGAGCGGCTGCACGGTCTTCGACTGCCACGGCGCCGGTCAGCACCTCACCCAGCACACCTTCGGCGGTCGCGACTGGCGCGCCCACCCCGAACTGCGCGCCCCGATGTTCCGGGCCTTCCCCGTCCTCCTCCACCTCCACGAACTCCTCCGCTACCTCACGGAGGCGGCGGAGCGCGCGCCGCGGAGCCTGTACGAGGAGACGGAGGCGGCCCGCGCCCGGGTGGCGGCCCTGACCGCGTACGGCCCCGACGAGCTCCCCGCCGTGGACATCGCCGCCGAGCGTGCCCGCGCCAACCCCGTCCTGACCCGCGTCAGCGAGGCGATCCGCGCGGCCCTCCCCGGCCCCCGCACGGACCACAGGGGTGCCGACCTCTTCGCGGCGCACCTGCGCGGAGCCGACCTCCGCGCGGCGAACCTGCGCGGGGCCCACCTGATCGGAGCGGACCTGCGCGGGGCGGACCTGCGCGGCGCGGACGTGACGGGGGCGGACTTCCGGGGGGCGGACCTGCGGGGCGCGGACCTCGGCGGCGCCCTCTTCCTCCTTCCGTCCCGGCTCCGGGCGGCGCGGACGGACGGCGCCACGAGAGCGAGCCCCTTCGGCGAGTGA
- a CDS encoding metal ABC transporter ATP-binding protein, whose amino-acid sequence MIPEPRSGADDGGEPEDGRQTVLALREVSARLGARPVLHGVDVRVRRGEVVTLLGANGSGKSTAVRVAIGQVPVSGGGVELFGTPLRRFRDWARVGYVPQRTTAAGGVPATVSEVVASGRLSRAKLGFLGRADRAAIRAALDEVGMADRAKDPVEALSGGQHQRVLIARALASEPELLIMDEPMAGVDLESQQVLARTLAAQVERGTTVLLVLHELGPLEPLIDRAIVLRDGCVRHDGPPPRAVGQHALPGHDHVHPHSGAAEPVRSGLLG is encoded by the coding sequence ATGATTCCCGAACCCCGCTCCGGCGCGGACGACGGCGGAGAACCCGAGGACGGCCGGCAGACCGTGCTCGCGCTGCGCGAGGTCTCCGCGCGGCTCGGCGCCCGCCCCGTCCTGCACGGCGTCGACGTACGGGTGCGGCGCGGCGAGGTCGTGACGCTGCTCGGCGCCAACGGCTCGGGCAAGTCGACGGCCGTGCGGGTCGCGATCGGGCAGGTGCCCGTCTCCGGGGGCGGCGTCGAGCTGTTCGGGACGCCGCTGCGGCGGTTCCGCGACTGGGCGCGCGTCGGGTACGTACCGCAGCGCACGACCGCCGCCGGAGGGGTCCCCGCGACCGTCTCCGAGGTCGTCGCCTCGGGGCGGCTCTCGCGCGCGAAGCTGGGCTTCCTCGGCCGCGCCGACCGCGCGGCGATACGCGCGGCACTCGACGAGGTGGGGATGGCGGACCGTGCGAAGGACCCCGTCGAGGCGCTCTCCGGCGGCCAGCACCAGCGCGTCCTGATCGCCCGCGCGCTCGCCTCCGAGCCCGAACTGCTCATCATGGACGAGCCGATGGCGGGCGTGGACCTGGAGAGCCAGCAGGTCCTGGCCCGTACCCTCGCGGCGCAGGTCGAGCGCGGCACGACGGTGCTCCTCGTGCTCCACGAACTCGGGCCGCTCGAACCGCTCATCGACCGCGCGATCGTCCTGCGCGACGGCTGCGTGCGCCACGACGGCCCGCCGCCGCGCGCCGTGGGTCAGCACGCCCTGCCCGGCCACGACCACGTCCACCCCCACTCCGGCGCGGCCGAACCGGTCCGCAGCGGGCTGCTCGGCTGA
- a CDS encoding Fur family transcriptional regulator produces the protein MTTAGPPVRGRSTRQRAAVASALSEVEEFRSAQDLHDMLKHRGDSVGLTTVYRTLQSLADAGEVDVLRNAEGEAVYRRCATEQHHHHLVCRSCGKAVEVEGAAVEEWAATVAAQHGFVEVAHTVEIFGTCGDCCAEGPARA, from the coding sequence GTGACCACCGCTGGACCCCCGGTACGGGGGCGTTCGACCCGGCAGCGCGCCGCCGTGGCCTCGGCCCTCTCCGAGGTCGAGGAGTTCCGCAGCGCCCAGGACCTGCACGACATGCTCAAACACCGGGGCGACTCGGTCGGCCTCACGACGGTCTACCGCACGCTCCAGTCCCTCGCCGACGCGGGCGAGGTCGACGTGCTGCGCAACGCGGAGGGCGAGGCGGTCTACCGCAGGTGCGCCACGGAGCAGCACCACCACCACCTCGTGTGCCGGAGCTGCGGCAAGGCCGTGGAGGTCGAGGGCGCGGCGGTCGAGGAGTGGGCGGCGACGGTGGCGGCCCAGCACGGCTTCGTGGAGGTCGCCCACACGGTGGAGATCTTCGGGACGTGCGGTGACTGCTGCGCAGAGGGCCCGGCCCGCGCGTAG
- a CDS encoding glycine--tRNA ligase: MAADKIDTIVSLSKRRGFVYPSSEIYGGQRAAWDYGPLGVELKENIKRNWWRYMVTSRDDVVGLDSSVILATEVWVASGHVATFSDPLTECTSCHKRYRADHLEEAYEEKHGHLPPGGLADLNCPNCGNKGTFTEPKQFSGLLETHLGPTQDTGSVAYLRPETAQGIFTNFAQVKLTSRRKPPFGIAQMGKSFRNEITPGNFIFRTREFEQMEMEFFVKPGEDEKWQEYWMEQRWNWYTGLGLREENMRWFEHPKEKLSHYSKRTADIEYRFQFGGSEWGELEGVANRTDYDLSAHAKASGQDLSYRDQEAGENWTPYVIEPAAGVGRTMLAFMLDAYAEDEAPNAKGKLEKRVVMRLDPRLAPVKAAVLPLSRNPELSPKAKSLAAALRQHWNIDFDDAGAIGRRYRRQDEIGTPFCVTVDFDTLDDNAVTVRERDTMKQERVSLDQIEGYLSARLIGC, from the coding sequence GTGGCCGCCGACAAGATCGACACCATCGTCAGCCTGAGCAAGCGCCGTGGCTTCGTCTACCCGAGCAGCGAGATCTACGGCGGCCAGCGCGCCGCCTGGGACTACGGGCCCCTGGGCGTCGAGCTGAAGGAGAACATCAAGCGCAACTGGTGGCGTTACATGGTCACCTCGCGCGACGACGTGGTGGGCCTCGACTCCTCCGTCATCCTCGCGACCGAGGTCTGGGTGGCCTCGGGCCACGTCGCGACGTTCAGCGACCCGCTCACCGAGTGCACCTCCTGCCACAAGCGCTACCGCGCGGACCACCTGGAGGAGGCGTACGAGGAGAAGCACGGCCACCTCCCGCCCGGCGGCCTCGCCGACCTCAACTGCCCCAACTGCGGCAACAAGGGCACCTTCACCGAGCCCAAGCAGTTCTCGGGCCTGCTGGAGACGCACCTCGGCCCGACGCAGGACACCGGCTCGGTCGCGTACCTGCGCCCCGAGACCGCGCAGGGCATCTTCACCAACTTCGCCCAGGTCAAGCTCACCTCGCGCCGCAAGCCGCCGTTCGGCATCGCGCAGATGGGCAAGTCCTTCCGCAACGAGATCACGCCCGGCAACTTCATCTTCCGCACCCGCGAGTTCGAGCAGATGGAGATGGAGTTCTTCGTCAAGCCGGGCGAGGACGAGAAGTGGCAGGAGTACTGGATGGAGCAGCGCTGGAACTGGTACACGGGCCTCGGCCTGCGCGAGGAGAACATGCGCTGGTTCGAGCACCCGAAGGAGAAGCTCTCCCACTACTCCAAGCGCACCGCCGACATCGAGTACCGCTTCCAGTTCGGCGGCTCCGAGTGGGGTGAGCTGGAGGGCGTCGCCAACCGCACGGACTACGACCTCTCCGCGCACGCCAAGGCGAGCGGCCAGGACCTCTCCTACCGCGACCAGGAGGCCGGCGAGAACTGGACGCCGTACGTCATCGAGCCCGCCGCCGGTGTCGGCCGCACGATGCTCGCCTTCATGCTCGACGCGTACGCCGAGGACGAGGCACCCAACGCCAAGGGCAAGCTGGAGAAGCGCGTCGTGATGCGCCTCGACCCGCGCCTGGCCCCGGTCAAGGCCGCGGTGCTCCCGCTCTCGCGCAACCCGGAGCTGTCGCCGAAGGCCAAGAGCCTCGCCGCCGCGCTGCGCCAGCACTGGAACATCGACTTCGACGACGCGGGCGCCATCGGCCGCCGCTACCGCCGCCAGGACGAGATCGGCACGCCGTTCTGCGTCACCGTCGACTTCGACACGCTCGACGACAACGCGGTCACCGTGCGTGAGCGCGACACGATGAAGCAGGAGCGGGTCTCGCTCGACCAGATCGAGGGCTACCTCTCGGCGCGCCTCATCGGCTGCTGA
- a CDS encoding VOC family protein: protein MTDSVATPVTSPLPRPARAVAATRSGAAWAALQSPAPERARAFYAKVLGLRFEPGGGPGGLWRGLDAHGSQVLVVGRAYTGTGPGVWSPCLTVPDVRGAAEQVRALCGTVAVGPLPLEGGRGLLAADRQGLGLTLWEPGPGARITEAVRYRLHTHDPADALAFHTRVLGAKAHPAPPDATLLLRGTRPLLSVSPLRTGAKRPRPRWQPDFLAGDLDRAVAAALAGGATLLVEDAPAARAGRASLRAPDGTVFGLVRG, encoded by the coding sequence GTGACAGACAGCGTCGCCACTCCTGTGACGAGCCCGCTACCGCGCCCCGCCCGTGCCGTCGCCGCCACGCGCTCCGGCGCGGCCTGGGCCGCACTCCAGTCCCCGGCGCCCGAGCGGGCCCGCGCCTTCTACGCGAAGGTCCTCGGTCTCCGCTTCGAGCCGGGCGGCGGCCCCGGCGGCCTGTGGCGCGGGCTCGACGCGCACGGCTCCCAGGTCCTCGTGGTGGGCCGTGCCTACACCGGCACCGGGCCGGGCGTGTGGTCCCCGTGCCTCACGGTCCCCGACGTGCGGGGCGCGGCCGAGCAGGTGCGCGCGCTGTGCGGCACGGTCGCGGTGGGCCCGCTGCCGCTCGAAGGCGGCCGGGGTCTCCTCGCCGCCGACCGGCAGGGCCTCGGCCTCACCCTGTGGGAGCCGGGACCGGGCGCCCGGATCACCGAGGCGGTCCGCTACCGCCTGCACACCCACGACCCGGCCGACGCCCTCGCCTTCCACACCCGCGTCCTCGGCGCGAAGGCCCACCCGGCCCCGCCGGACGCGACCCTCCTCCTGCGCGGCACCCGCCCGCTGCTCTCCGTCTCCCCCCTGCGCACGGGCGCCAAGCGGCCACGCCCGCGCTGGCAGCCGGACTTCCTCGCGGGCGACCTCGACCGGGCGGTGGCCGCGGCCCTCGCGGGCGGCGCGACACTCCTCGTCGAGGACGCCCCCGCGGCACGCGCGGGCCGCGCGAGCCTGCGGGCGCCGGACGGCACGGTGTTCGGGCTCGTACGGGGGTGA
- a CDS encoding metal ABC transporter substrate-binding protein, whose product MKSSSRRRPRISLRAAAGSLAAVLGAGVLAACSSTASGTGEDGKLRITSAFYPLTYLAEEIGGSHVDVDTLTKPGQEPHDLEISAKQTVEVENSGVLLYLKGLQPSVDDVVAQSSVKHKLDAASLTTLEKHGTEVGGHAEEHDHDHGGEAGEDPHVWLDPVRYAQLAKGVGKELEKADPDHADTYAKNTKTLVGKLGELDTDYREGLRNTKTKVFLTTHAAFGYLAERYGLTEEAIAGLNPESEPSLSRMKDLREIAKADHVTTVFYETLVSDRTAKTVAGDSGLRTDVLDPLEGITDTSRGDDYIEVMRANLTALQKALGAS is encoded by the coding sequence ATGAAGTCCAGCTCCCGCCGCCGCCCCCGCATATCCCTCCGCGCCGCCGCCGGCTCCCTCGCCGCCGTCCTCGGCGCGGGCGTCCTCGCCGCCTGTTCCTCCACCGCATCCGGCACGGGCGAAGACGGGAAGCTCAGGATCACCTCCGCGTTCTACCCGCTCACGTACCTCGCCGAGGAGATCGGCGGGAGCCACGTGGACGTCGACACCCTGACGAAGCCGGGGCAGGAGCCGCACGACCTGGAGATCAGCGCCAAGCAGACCGTCGAGGTCGAAAACTCCGGCGTCCTCCTCTACCTCAAGGGCCTGCAGCCCTCCGTGGACGACGTCGTCGCGCAGTCCTCGGTGAAGCACAAGCTCGACGCGGCCTCGCTCACGACGCTGGAGAAGCACGGCACGGAGGTCGGCGGGCACGCCGAGGAGCACGACCACGACCACGGCGGCGAGGCGGGCGAGGACCCCCACGTGTGGCTCGACCCGGTCCGCTACGCGCAGCTCGCGAAGGGCGTCGGCAAGGAGCTGGAGAAGGCCGACCCCGACCACGCGGACACGTACGCGAAGAACACGAAGACCCTCGTCGGCAAGCTCGGCGAGCTGGACACCGACTACCGCGAGGGCCTCAGGAACACGAAGACGAAGGTCTTCCTGACGACGCACGCCGCCTTCGGCTACCTCGCCGAGCGCTACGGCCTCACCGAGGAGGCCATCGCGGGCCTCAACCCCGAGAGCGAGCCGAGCCTCTCCCGCATGAAGGACCTGCGCGAGATCGCGAAGGCCGACCACGTCACGACGGTCTTCTACGAGACGCTCGTCTCCGACCGCACCGCCAAGACCGTCGCGGGCGACTCGGGCCTCAGGACCGACGTACTCGACCCGCTGGAGGGCATCACGGACACGTCGCGCGGCGACGACTACATCGAGGTCATGCGCGCGAACCTCACGGCGCTCCAGAAGGCGCTGGGAGCCTCCTGA
- a CDS encoding discoidin domain-containing protein, producing the protein MSRSASRRWRRRTATAVLASSVMVLGLPALGAQAAGGPDAAAHATTEAGSTFGKHSAASATDGDASTYWQAGKKSAQWVQTDLGKAKRVKQVVLKLPAGWESRKQTLALQGSADGTSWATLKTSAQYTFGPANGNTVKISVPATLARYVRAEFTANSVTGTGQLAEMQVLTTAAASPNLAQGKTFSESGHSDVYGAANAGDGNRNTYWESKNNSFPQWVQVDLGSSVKVNQVTLRLPSGWPSRQQTLKIQGSTDNQNFTDLSASKAYTFDANNDQSTDISFDTTTTRYVRVLVTANTGWPAGQLSELEVYGPATGDTQAPSAPSGLAYTEPASGQIKLDWKAASDDTGVTGYDIYANGQLRASVAGNVLTYTDNQPASTDVTYYVRAKDAAGNVSSNSNSVTRKGQGGDTQAPTAPGNLAYTQSGSDVKLTWQAASDNVKVTGYDVYANDKLVKSVAGDVLTYTDTPSAAATVTYYVKAKDAAGNVSGASNSVTRAGSPSGPGSNLAQGKPIDASSSTFTFVAANANDGLTSTYWESAGGSYPATLTTKLGANADLNQVVVKLNPDTAWSSRTQNIQVLGRDQDSTSFTSLAAAKDYTFDPGSGNTVTIPVTGSAADVQLKFTKNTGAPGAQVAEFQVIGTPAANPDLKVTGITNAPAAPVESDAISLSATVTNSGTKAAKATDLNFSLGGTKAGTADVPALAAGESKTVTASIGARDAGSYPLSAEVDPSNKVIEQNESNNTFTRSDALVVKPVSSSDLLASPVSWSPSSATAGQNVNFSVAIKNQGTQASASGAHNVTLTIQDASGTTVKTLTGAYNGSIAAGSTTSAVNLGSWTAANGKFTVKTVIAADGNELPVKRDNNTTEQALFIGRGANMPYDMYEAEDGTVGGGAKVVGPNRTIGDVAGEASGRKAVTLSGTGQYVEWTTRAATNTLVTRFSVPDGTNTSLNVYVDGQFLKAIDLTSKYAWLYGNETAPGNSPGSGAPRHIYDEANLQLGKTVPAGSKIRLQKDAANSSTYAIDFVNTELATAAANPDPAAYTVPAGFSHQDVQNALDKVRMDTTGKLVGVYLPAGDYETSSKFQVYGKAVKVVGAGPWFTRFHAPSSQENTDIGFRAEASSKGSSFAGFAYFGNYTSRIDGPGKVFDFSNVSDITIDNIWVEHMVCLYWGANTDNMTIKNSRIRDMFADGVNMTNGSTDNHVVNNDARATGDDSFALFSAIDAGGADEKNNVFENLTSTLTWRAAGLAVYGGYSNTFRNIRIADTLVYSGITISSLDFGYPMNGFGTEPTTVENVTLERTGGHFWGSQVFPAIWMFSASKVFQGIRVNNVDINDSTYGGVMFQTNYVGGQPQFPVKDTILTDISITNSKKSGDAFDAKSGWGIWANELPEPGQGPAVGEATFKNLKLSGNAQDIRNTTSTFKINIVP; encoded by the coding sequence ATGTCAAGATCCGCGTCCAGACGCTGGAGACGCCGCACGGCGACCGCCGTGCTCGCCTCCAGCGTCATGGTGCTCGGGCTGCCGGCCCTCGGCGCCCAGGCGGCCGGAGGACCCGACGCCGCCGCCCACGCCACGACCGAGGCAGGCAGCACCTTCGGCAAGCACTCCGCCGCCAGCGCGACCGACGGCGACGCGTCGACCTACTGGCAGGCCGGCAAGAAGTCGGCGCAGTGGGTGCAGACCGACCTCGGCAAGGCCAAGCGCGTCAAGCAGGTCGTGCTCAAGCTCCCGGCGGGCTGGGAGAGCCGCAAGCAGACGCTCGCCCTCCAGGGCAGCGCGGACGGCACGAGCTGGGCGACGCTGAAGACCTCGGCGCAGTACACCTTCGGCCCGGCCAACGGGAACACCGTCAAGATCTCCGTGCCCGCGACGCTCGCCCGGTACGTACGGGCCGAGTTCACCGCCAACTCGGTGACGGGGACCGGGCAGCTCGCCGAGATGCAGGTCCTCACGACCGCCGCCGCGAGCCCCAACCTCGCCCAGGGCAAGACCTTCAGCGAGTCGGGCCACTCCGACGTCTACGGCGCGGCCAACGCCGGGGACGGCAACAGGAACACCTACTGGGAGAGCAAGAACAACTCCTTCCCGCAGTGGGTGCAGGTCGACCTCGGCTCCTCCGTCAAGGTCAACCAGGTGACCCTGCGGCTGCCGAGCGGCTGGCCGAGCCGGCAGCAGACGCTCAAGATCCAGGGCTCGACGGACAACCAGAACTTCACGGACCTGTCCGCCTCGAAGGCGTACACCTTCGACGCGAACAACGACCAGTCGACGGACATCTCCTTCGACACGACGACGACGCGGTACGTACGGGTCCTCGTCACCGCCAACACCGGCTGGCCCGCCGGACAGCTCTCCGAGCTGGAGGTCTACGGGCCCGCGACCGGCGACACGCAGGCGCCGAGCGCCCCCTCGGGGCTCGCCTACACCGAGCCCGCCTCCGGGCAGATCAAGCTCGACTGGAAGGCCGCGAGCGACGACACCGGGGTCACCGGCTACGACATCTACGCCAACGGCCAGCTCCGCGCGAGCGTGGCGGGCAACGTCCTGACGTACACCGACAACCAGCCCGCCTCCACGGACGTCACGTACTACGTGCGCGCCAAGGACGCGGCCGGGAACGTCTCGTCGAACAGCAACAGCGTCACGCGCAAGGGCCAGGGCGGCGACACCCAGGCCCCGACCGCGCCGGGCAACCTCGCGTACACGCAGTCCGGTTCCGACGTGAAGCTCACCTGGCAGGCCGCGAGCGACAACGTCAAGGTCACCGGGTACGACGTCTACGCGAACGACAAGCTCGTCAAGTCGGTCGCCGGGGACGTCCTCACGTACACCGACACCCCCTCGGCCGCCGCGACCGTCACGTACTACGTCAAGGCGAAGGACGCGGCGGGCAACGTCTCGGGCGCGAGCAACAGCGTCACGCGCGCCGGGTCCCCGAGCGGCCCCGGGTCCAACCTCGCCCAGGGCAAGCCGATCGACGCCTCGTCGAGCACCTTCACCTTCGTCGCGGCGAACGCCAACGACGGGCTCACGAGCACCTACTGGGAGAGCGCGGGCGGCTCCTACCCGGCGACGCTCACCACGAAGCTCGGCGCCAACGCCGACCTCAACCAGGTCGTCGTGAAGCTCAACCCCGACACGGCCTGGTCCTCGCGCACCCAGAACATCCAGGTGCTCGGCCGCGACCAGGACTCCACCTCCTTCACGAGCCTCGCCGCCGCGAAGGACTACACCTTCGACCCGGGCAGCGGCAACACGGTGACCATCCCGGTGACCGGCTCCGCCGCCGACGTCCAGCTCAAGTTCACCAAGAACACGGGCGCCCCGGGCGCGCAGGTCGCCGAGTTCCAGGTCATCGGCACCCCGGCCGCCAATCCGGACCTCAAGGTCACCGGCATCACCAACGCGCCCGCCGCGCCGGTCGAGTCGGACGCCATCAGCCTGAGCGCGACCGTCACCAACAGCGGCACCAAGGCCGCCAAGGCGACGGACCTCAACTTCTCGCTCGGCGGGACCAAGGCGGGCACGGCGGACGTCCCCGCGCTCGCGGCCGGCGAGTCGAAGACGGTCACCGCGAGCATCGGCGCGCGGGACGCGGGCAGCTACCCGCTGAGCGCCGAGGTCGACCCGTCGAACAAGGTCATCGAGCAGAACGAGTCGAACAACACCTTCACGCGGTCCGACGCGCTCGTGGTCAAGCCGGTCTCCAGCTCCGACCTCCTCGCGTCCCCGGTCTCCTGGTCGCCCTCCAGCGCCACCGCCGGGCAGAACGTCAACTTCAGCGTCGCGATCAAGAACCAGGGCACCCAGGCCTCGGCCTCCGGCGCCCACAACGTCACGCTGACGATCCAGGACGCCTCGGGCACCACCGTCAAGACGCTGACCGGCGCCTACAACGGCTCGATCGCCGCCGGGTCCACGACCTCCGCCGTGAACCTCGGCTCCTGGACCGCCGCCAACGGCAAGTTCACCGTCAAGACCGTCATCGCGGCCGACGGCAACGAGCTTCCGGTCAAGCGGGACAACAACACCACCGAGCAGGCGCTCTTCATCGGGCGCGGCGCGAACATGCCGTACGACATGTACGAGGCCGAGGACGGCACCGTCGGCGGCGGCGCCAAGGTGGTCGGTCCCAACCGCACCATCGGCGACGTGGCGGGCGAGGCGAGCGGGCGCAAGGCCGTGACCCTCTCCGGCACCGGCCAGTACGTGGAGTGGACGACCCGGGCCGCGACCAACACCCTGGTCACCCGCTTCTCCGTCCCGGACGGCACCAACACCTCGCTGAACGTGTACGTGGACGGCCAGTTCCTCAAGGCCATCGACCTCACGTCGAAGTACGCGTGGCTGTACGGCAACGAGACCGCGCCCGGCAACTCGCCCGGCTCCGGGGCCCCGCGCCACATCTACGACGAGGCGAACCTCCAGCTCGGCAAGACCGTGCCCGCCGGTTCGAAGATCCGCCTCCAGAAGGACGCGGCCAACTCCTCCACGTACGCGATCGACTTCGTCAACACCGAGCTGGCGACCGCCGCCGCCAACCCGGACCCGGCCGCGTACACCGTGCCCGCGGGCTTCTCGCACCAGGACGTGCAGAACGCCCTGGACAAGGTCCGCATGGACACGACGGGCAAGCTCGTCGGCGTCTACCTGCCGGCCGGTGACTACGAGACGTCGAGCAAGTTCCAGGTCTACGGCAAGGCGGTCAAGGTCGTCGGCGCCGGGCCCTGGTTCACCCGCTTCCACGCCCCCTCCTCGCAGGAGAACACCGACATCGGCTTCCGGGCCGAGGCGAGCTCCAAGGGCTCCTCGTTCGCCGGGTTCGCCTACTTCGGCAACTACACGTCCCGGATCGACGGTCCCGGCAAGGTGTTCGACTTCTCGAACGTCTCGGACATCACCATCGACAACATCTGGGTCGAGCACATGGTGTGCCTCTACTGGGGCGCGAACACCGACAACATGACGATCAAGAACTCCCGCATCCGTGACATGTTCGCCGACGGCGTCAACATGACGAACGGATCGACGGACAACCACGTCGTCAACAACGACGCCCGGGCCACCGGCGACGACAGCTTCGCGCTGTTCTCGGCGATCGACGCGGGCGGGGCCGACGAGAAGAACAACGTCTTCGAGAACCTGACCTCCACGCTCACCTGGCGTGCGGCGGGCCTCGCGGTCTACGGCGGCTACAGCAACACCTTCCGCAACATCCGGATCGCGGACACCCTCGTGTACTCCGGCATCACGATCTCCTCGCTCGACTTCGGCTACCCGATGAACGGCTTCGGGACCGAACCGACGACCGTCGAGAACGTGACGCTGGAACGCACCGGTGGCCACTTCTGGGGCTCGCAGGTCTTCCCGGCGATCTGGATGTTCTCCGCGTCGAAGGTCTTCCAGGGCATCCGCGTCAACAACGTCGACATCAACGACTCGACGTACGGCGGCGTGATGTTCCAGACCAACTACGTGGGCGGCCAGCCGCAGTTCCCGGTGAAGGACACCATCCTCACCGACATCAGCATCACCAACTCCAAGAAGAGCGGCGACGCGTTCGACGCGAAGTCCGGCTGGGGCATCTGGGCCAACGAACTCCCCGAACCGGGCCAGGGCCCGGCGGTGGGCGAGGCGACCTTCAAGAACCTCAAGCTCTCGGGCAACGCGCAGGACATCCGCAACACGACGTCGACCTTCAAGATCAACATCGTTCCCTGA
- a CDS encoding metal ABC transporter permease, which yields MDMLQSVIMQRALLAAVLVGITAPAIGIYLVQRRQALMGDGIGHVALTGVGLGFLLSASPLWTAAAVSVGGAIVMELIRWYGRTRGDVALAMLFYGGMAGGVVLTNLAPAGSNANLTSYLFGSLSTVSPSDVVAVCVLAAFVVLVTVGLRRHLFAVSQDEEYARVTGLPVRLLNLLVAVTAAATVTVAMRIVGLLLVSALMVIPVAAAQQLTRSFAFTFAGAVAIGVVTTLGGTTLSYYQDLPPGGTIVLLAIAVFVVLSLLATPLARRRARAKAVADPVGCPLEPGTDVRSEEPVAGVGGGSGTAAPGTMTSQQT from the coding sequence ATGGACATGCTCCAGTCCGTCATCATGCAGCGCGCGCTGCTCGCGGCCGTGCTCGTCGGCATCACCGCGCCCGCCATCGGCATCTACCTCGTGCAGCGCCGCCAGGCGCTCATGGGCGACGGCATCGGGCACGTGGCGCTCACCGGCGTCGGCCTCGGCTTCCTGCTGTCGGCCTCGCCGCTGTGGACGGCGGCGGCCGTCTCGGTCGGCGGCGCGATCGTGATGGAACTCATCCGCTGGTACGGCCGCACGCGCGGCGACGTGGCGCTCGCGATGCTCTTCTACGGGGGCATGGCGGGCGGCGTCGTGCTGACGAACCTCGCCCCGGCCGGCTCCAACGCCAACCTCACCTCGTACCTGTTCGGTTCGCTCTCGACGGTCTCGCCGAGCGACGTCGTCGCGGTGTGCGTGCTCGCGGCCTTCGTCGTGCTCGTCACGGTGGGGCTGCGGCGGCACCTCTTCGCGGTGAGCCAGGACGAGGAGTACGCGCGCGTGACCGGGCTGCCCGTGCGGCTGCTCAACCTGCTCGTCGCGGTCACCGCGGCGGCGACCGTCACCGTCGCGATGCGGATCGTGGGGCTGCTCCTGGTGAGCGCGCTCATGGTGATCCCGGTCGCCGCGGCCCAACAGCTCACCCGCAGCTTCGCGTTCACCTTCGCGGGCGCGGTCGCGATCGGCGTCGTCACGACGCTCGGCGGTACGACGCTCTCGTACTACCAGGACCTCCCGCCCGGCGGCACGATCGTGCTCCTCGCGATCGCCGTGTTCGTCGTGCTCTCGCTCCTCGCGACGCCGCTGGCGCGCCGCCGGGCCAGGGCGAAAGCGGTTGCCGACCCGGTCGGATGCCCGTTGGAACCGGGCACGGACGTACGGTCGGAAGAGCCCGTCGCGGGCGTCGGCGGCGGTTCCGGCACCGCCGCACCTGGCACAATGACCAGCCAGCAGACGTGA